The DNA window GATAAAATTTTCCACCACATTAGGGACTTGTATTTCCTTATAAAACTTCCCCAATATCGCCTCAGGTTTTAAGTTGAATTCATCTAAAAAAGGCTTATTGACAAGCGAAACGGCACCTTGTCTATCAATCATGATCAGTGCGCTTCCCATGTTCTCAATTAACGTTTTTAGTCGTTCTTGTTCCATGACGCGCACAGCTGTAATTTCTTGAAGATTGCGGGCCAGAACATTAATCGTCCTACTCAATTCGACACTTTCTTGGGCATTGGATTCCGTTGCGCGCGCAAGATAATTGCCTTTGGCTAATTCCAAAGCAGTCTCAGTCGCATTTTCAACCGGTTTAATGTTTACATTAATCACGCGGTTACCAACTATGGCTGACAGTAGCAACGCGCTCAAAAATGTCAAAAACAAAATCAGCCAAATATCGGACTTGTTCTCAGCACCTTCATAAATCGGCAGTAGTTGGAGTACGACAATAAACAAACCAGCCAACATCATTCCGATCCATACGAGCAAAGTGCCTAGTAGACGACGACGAAACGATTTCATATGTTTTTCGGCTCCTCGAACTTATAGCCCAGTCCCCGAATTGTTTTAATAAACGTAGGTTTTCTACTGTTTTCTTCTATTTTATCGCGCAAATGGCTAATATGAACATCCACAATACGTGTATCTCCTGCGAAATCATATTTCCATACAGCGCTAAGCAACTGATCACGTGTTAAAACCCGATTTTTGTTTTCCATCAAATACACAAGCAGTTCAAACTCTTTTGGAGTAAATTCCAATTGTTTTTCACTAAGAAAAACTTCAAAACGATCAGGATAAACAGCTAATTCACCGAGTGAAATAGGTACCGAAGAATCTTGCTGTGCAGTGGGAACGTTACTGGCTCTTCTCAGTACTGCCTTAATGCGCGCTACAACTTCTCTTGGGCTAAACGGTTTGGTCATATAATCATCCGCCCCTAGCTCCAGGCCAAGAACTTTGTCAAACTCATCGCCTTTAGCCGTCAACATAATTATCGGTGTATTAATTTTTTGTTGACGCAAGGATTTACACACTTCGACACCGTCCATTGATGGCAACATCAAATCCAACACAATTAATGATGGACTTTCGCTAAGTGCCAAGTCAAATCCTTGTTTGCCATCATTGGCAATAATCGTCTCAAAACCCGCTTGAACCAAATTATAAGAAAGCAATGTCGCAATTGAATGTTCGTCTTCAATGATTAATATTTTTTTCATCATTTTACATCCTCCACACTCAGTTTGAAACCCCCATCTCAAACCGCATTAAACATAATTCGTTGCATGAGCCGTCAGTTATTCCACTATTCGCGGCGGGTTAGCAGCAAGTTGTCCTGCCACTACAATTTCACCGTCTTCATTGATTCCTTCAACCCGAACAACTACCTTATTATGCTCGATATCCACTTCGACAACTTCCAAGTTAAAATCGATCGTTGCGTAATGATGAACAGGTTTTAAGAATTCCAACTGTTGACTGACAATATAAGAGCCAGGACCCGGTATGTATTTTGATACCGCAGAAGTAAGAATACCCGTCAACATAATATTCGGCACGACAGGTTTTTCAAAACTAGTCTGTAAAGCGAAATCATGTTGGATATATAGCGGGTTGCTGTCATTTGTCAAACCCAAATACAAGAGAAGATCTTTGTCTTCAATTTTCTCTGTCAGCTTTAAGTTCTCACCAATCTTGATATCTTCTACTCGCCGGCCTAATTTCCGCTTTTTCCCAAGCAACAAACAACATCCCTCCATTTTCTTAATATCTCTATAGTATCAATTTAGTCAATGAAAGCGCAAGCGACGAAAGAGACAGGAAGAGTAACGTTTATGAATAGCTTGTTCAAGAAAATAATAAATGAGCAGGGAATTCTCCCTACCCATCATCTATTACATCATGTTAATACCTTCATAACAGCTTTCACTGAATCTGCTGATTGATTTAACAAAGCTTTTTCTTCTTCATTTAAATCGATTTCGATGATTTTCTCAATACCTGCTGCACCTAAAATGGTCGGCACCCCTAGATAAATTCCATCCATTCCGTACTCACCTTCTAAATAAGCAATGGTCGGTAGAATTCGACGCTGGTCTTTAATAATCGCTTCAGCCATCTCTACTAGTGAAGCTGCAGGGGCATAATAAGCTGAGCCATTTCCCAAGAGATTGACAATTTCTGCTCCACCTTTACGTGTACGTGCAACAATTTCATCCAAGCGCTCTTTAGAAATTAACGTTTCTAATGGGATACCGCCTGCATAAGAATAGCGAACCAGTGGCACCATGTCATCGCCGTGTCCACCTAGCACAAATCCTGTAATATCTTTAACCGACACATCGAGTTCCTCAGCAACAAACGTTCTAAAACGAGCAGAGTCTAATACCCCTGATTGTCCAATCACGCGTTCTTTTGGTAAACCAGATGCCTGAAAAACCGTGTAAGTCATGGCATCAACTGGATTAGTTAAAACAATAATTGTCGTTTCCGGAGAGTATTTCACAATATCTGCTGTTACAGCTTTCATTACTTTTTGATTGGTTTGAACCAAATCATCGCGGCTCATCCCAGGCTTACGTGCAATTCCTGCCGTGATAATGACTAAATCAGAGTCTTTTGTGTCTTCGTAATTAGAGGTACCTTTGATGCGCGCGTCAAAACCAAGAACAGGACCTGCTTCAGCCATATCCAAAGCCTTGCCTTTTGCTGGGTCTTCCATTGGTGGAACATCGACTAACACCACATCGCCTAATTCCTTTTGGGCTAGTAAGAACGCTGCAGTAGCTCCGGTAAATCCAGAACCAATTACTGAAATTTTTGTGCGCTTGAATGTCATGAAATATCTCTCCTTTTACAAAATTAGTTTTCTTGTTGTCTCTCCTTGAGTACCCCTAAAATTCACTCTTCTCTTTTGTCGCCTACATTGCCGGGACACTTCAGTTCTAACATAACACATCCCATCAAAACCTAATAATAATGGGCATAAAAAAAAGAGAGGGATTCCCTCTCTTTTGATTTTAGGCTTATAAGTTTTTGATTAATTCATCAGCAAACTCAGAGCATTTCACTTCTGTAGCGCCGTCCATTAGACGTGCAAAGTCGTAAGTTACAACTTTAGAAGCAATTGTTTTCTCCATAGAGTTTGTGATCATTTTAGCAGCTTCAGTCCATCCTAAATGTTCAAGCATTAATACGCCTGAAAGGATAACAGATGAAGGGTTTACCTTATCAAGACCAGCATATTTAGGAGCTGTTCCGTGAGTTGCTTCAAAAATCGCATGTCCAGTATCGTAGTTGATGTTCGCTCCAGGAGCAATACCAATTCCGCCTACTTGAGCAGCCAAAGCATCAGAAACGTAATCTCCGTTTAAGTTCATTGTTGCAACAACATCGAACTCGCTTGGACGTGTAAGGATTTGTTGCAAGAAGATGTCAGCGATTGAATCTTTAACAAGAATTTTACCTGAAGCAAGTGCTTCTTCTTGTGCTTTGTTCGCAGCGTCTGTCCCTTTTTCGTCTTTAATTGCATCGTATTCGTTCCATGTAAATACTTTGTCGCCGAATTCTTGCTCAGCCACTTCATAGCCCCAGTTTTTGAAAGCTCCTTCAGTGAACTTCATGATGTTCCCTTTATGAACAAGTGTCAATGATTCGCGGCCTTCAGTAATTGCGTAATTGATTGCAGCACGAACTAAACGTTTTGTTCCTTCTTCTGAGATTGGTTTAATACCAATACCTGAAGATTCCGGGAAACGGATGTTTTTAACGCCCATTTCGTCTTGTAGGAATGCAATCAATTTTTTCACTTCATCCGAACCGTTAGCATATTCAATACCAGCATAGATATCTTCAGTGTTTTCACGGAAAATAACCATGTCAGTATCTTCTGGGCGTTTAACCGGTGAAGGTACACCTTCGAAATAACGAACTGGACGTAGGCATGTGTAAAGATCCAATTCTTGGCGAAGTGCCACGTTCAATGAACGGATACCGCCACCGATTGGCGTAGTCAAAGGTCCTTTGATTGCGATTAGGTATTCGCGGATTACGTCAAGAGTTTCTTCTGGAAGCCATTCGCCTGTTTGGTCAAATGCTTTTTGTCCAGCAAGAACTTCTTTCCAAACAATTGATTTTTCGCCGTTATATGCTTTTGTAACTGCTTGTTCTAAAACACGCGATGCTGCATGCCAGATGTCTGGTCCTGTTCCATCACCAATAATATAAGGAATTACCGCATTGTTAGGTACGTTCAAAACACCGTTTTCTACTGAGATTTTTTCGCCGTTAGTCATGTTAAATTTCCTCCTGTAGTCAAAGTCATAGGGCTGCACAGAGTGCTAGCCCTATAAGTTGTATTTTTTTATCTTACAATATAGATAAAAATTTCTTATCGTTCTTCAACTGGCACATACGTTTGCATGCCCGGTCCAATGTATTCTGCACGTGGGCGGATCAAGCGGTTGTTTGAGTATTGCTCCAAAATGTGTGCCAACCAACCCGATGTACGTGACACGGCAAAAATCGGTGTGAACAAATCGTGTTCGATGTTCAAGCTATGGTAAACCGATGCCGAGTAAAAATCAACGTTCGGTGGCAAGTTTTTCTGACCGGTAACGATTTCATCGATTTTCACCGACATGTCGTACCATTTTTCTTCGCCGCGAATTTTGGTCAATTTCTGTGACATGTCGCGTAAGTGCTTTGCACGTGGATCGCCTTTGCGGTAAACCCGGTGACCAAAGCCCATAATTTTTTCTTTGTTGGCTAGTTTTTCGTTGATGACTGTTTCCACGTTATCGACCGAGCCGATTTCCGTTAACATCTTCATCACTTGCTCGTTCGCACCACCGTGAAGAGGGCCTTTTAACGCACCAATTGCCGCAGTGACACCGGAATACACATCCGACAAGGTTGCGACTGCCACGCGTGCCGTAAACGTCGAAGCGTTCAATTCGTGATCTGCATGTAAAACTAATGCTTTGTTAAACGCTTCTTCTTCAATCGCTTCTGGCAATTCACCAGACAACATGTACAAGAAGTTTGCCGCAAAACTCAAGTCTGTTTTCGGTGCAACAGGTTCTTGACCATTGCGGATGCGACCGAAAGCTGTTACCAACGTTGAAATTTTCGCTTGGATTTTAATGGCTTTGCGGTAGTTGGCTTCAGGCTCCATCACTTCTGCTTCTTCATCGAACAAACCAAGCATCGAAACTGCCGTACGTAGTGCAGCCATCGGGTGAACGTGTTTGATGTCGTAGGTTTTAAAATGATCCAACACGGCTTGTGGAACGGCCATGTTGTCCGCTAATTGTTGCTTGAGTTCCGCCAATTCGTTTGCTTTTGGCAGGCGCTGGTGCCACAACAAGTAAATCACTTCTTCAAAACTTGCGTTAACGGCTAAATCATCGATATCGTAGCCGACGTATGTAAGTGTGTCATCAATAATCGAGCTAATGGCCGATTGTGTTGCTACTACACCTTCTAAACCTTTTGACGATGTCATTTAAATCGCTCCTTCTCTAATCTAATTCACCATTCCCAAAAAAAAATGCAGAATGATGTCTCATCTGCGTTTATGAACTTCTGTTTTTTGACCTTACTAAGCTATTATAATCAACTTTGTAGAATTTGTGAATGGAAACGCTTATAGAAATTAAATTTCCTCTCTGAAACGATGGAAATACCCGGCATTATCTTACGATAACCCGGGTGTTTTTCATCTTTTTGTGAATCATTCGGTAAATGAATGG is part of the Planococcus kocurii genome and encodes:
- a CDS encoding MaoC/PaaZ C-terminal domain-containing protein; amino-acid sequence: MLLGKKRKLGRRVEDIKIGENLKLTEKIEDKDLLLYLGLTNDSNPLYIQHDFALQTSFEKPVVPNIMLTGILTSAVSKYIPGPGSYIVSQQLEFLKPVHHYATIDFNLEVVEVDIEHNKVVVRVEGINEDGEIVVAGQLAANPPRIVE
- the citZ gene encoding citrate synthase, whose product is MTSSKGLEGVVATQSAISSIIDDTLTYVGYDIDDLAVNASFEEVIYLLWHQRLPKANELAELKQQLADNMAVPQAVLDHFKTYDIKHVHPMAALRTAVSMLGLFDEEAEVMEPEANYRKAIKIQAKISTLVTAFGRIRNGQEPVAPKTDLSFAANFLYMLSGELPEAIEEEAFNKALVLHADHELNASTFTARVAVATLSDVYSGVTAAIGALKGPLHGGANEQVMKMLTEIGSVDNVETVINEKLANKEKIMGFGHRVYRKGDPRAKHLRDMSQKLTKIRGEEKWYDMSVKIDEIVTGQKNLPPNVDFYSASVYHSLNIEHDLFTPIFAVSRTSGWLAHILEQYSNNRLIRPRAEYIGPGMQTYVPVEER
- the mdh gene encoding malate dehydrogenase — encoded protein: MTFKRTKISVIGSGFTGATAAFLLAQKELGDVVLVDVPPMEDPAKGKALDMAEAGPVLGFDARIKGTSNYEDTKDSDLVIITAGIARKPGMSRDDLVQTNQKVMKAVTADIVKYSPETTIIVLTNPVDAMTYTVFQASGLPKERVIGQSGVLDSARFRTFVAEELDVSVKDITGFVLGGHGDDMVPLVRYSYAGGIPLETLISKERLDEIVARTRKGGAEIVNLLGNGSAYYAPAASLVEMAEAIIKDQRRILPTIAYLEGEYGMDGIYLGVPTILGAAGIEKIIEIDLNEEEKALLNQSADSVKAVMKVLT
- a CDS encoding response regulator transcription factor, with product MMKKILIIEDEHSIATLLSYNLVQAGFETIIANDGKQGFDLALSESPSLIVLDLMLPSMDGVEVCKSLRQQKINTPIIMLTAKGDEFDKVLGLELGADDYMTKPFSPREVVARIKAVLRRASNVPTAQQDSSVPISLGELAVYPDRFEVFLSEKQLEFTPKEFELLVYLMENKNRVLTRDQLLSAVWKYDFAGDTRIVDVHISHLRDKIEENSRKPTFIKTIRGLGYKFEEPKNI
- the icd gene encoding NADP-dependent isocitrate dehydrogenase, encoding MTNGEKISVENGVLNVPNNAVIPYIIGDGTGPDIWHAASRVLEQAVTKAYNGEKSIVWKEVLAGQKAFDQTGEWLPEETLDVIREYLIAIKGPLTTPIGGGIRSLNVALRQELDLYTCLRPVRYFEGVPSPVKRPEDTDMVIFRENTEDIYAGIEYANGSDEVKKLIAFLQDEMGVKNIRFPESSGIGIKPISEEGTKRLVRAAINYAITEGRESLTLVHKGNIMKFTEGAFKNWGYEVAEQEFGDKVFTWNEYDAIKDEKGTDAANKAQEEALASGKILVKDSIADIFLQQILTRPSEFDVVATMNLNGDYVSDALAAQVGGIGIAPGANINYDTGHAIFEATHGTAPKYAGLDKVNPSSVILSGVLMLEHLGWTEAAKMITNSMEKTIASKVVTYDFARLMDGATEVKCSEFADELIKNL